GCACTTAAAAAAGTAATATATCCTACTATTACGCATGCTGATTATTCTTCATCTGCCAGATAAGCAGCTGGTTATAGTGCTTTTGATGAGTGGATTTCAAAAGCGGCCATACATCGGAGATGGAATGCCGCCGCCCCGGCACCTCTGAAGGCTTAGCTATCCGGATTTACTACTCTCCCTGGCTTTTACCTGTTACCTCCGCCTGGCCGGATTGCCGGATGGTAGCAGCGGGTATAAAGAAATGCAGGGGACCGGGATGAAATCATTTCATCCCGGTCCCCTGCATTAGAGCAACCTCGCCGCAGTGGTAGTCAGCAGGTTATTCCTGCACCAGTCTTATCCGTTGGGCCGGTAGGTTTCCGGACAGAATGCTCAGCATATACACTCCCGGCGTACGGGTATTGGGGCTGATGGTAAGCAACCCGCTGCTGGTGGTATCGGCCGCCATGGCGGCGCGGTATACTTCCCGGCCCAGCGCATCGTGCAGTACTAGCGTAATAGCCTGCTGCCGCAGCTGCGCGGGCAGTTCTACCAGGAAAGAGTTGCTAAATGGATTGGGGTAAGCCTTGGCGCTGCTTGCCGCCTGACTTATTGTGACGGCACGCACCGGGCTGTAGGCAGTTGTACCATCCATATCTACCTGGCGCAGGCGGTAGAAGTACGTGCCGGCAGCCCGCGGTGTAGCATCGGTGTAAGCGTAAGACTGCAGCGTGGTGCTATTCCCTCCCTCCGATGGCACGAAAGCCAGCTCCTGGAAGTTAACGGGCCCCTGAGCGGCTACTTCTACGCCAAACCCGCGGTTATTCTTCTCCATGGCCGTGCTCCACGTCAGGCGTACTGCCTGGTTGCTGCCCTTCGCCTCAAAGGCCACCAGCGTAATGGGCAGCGGATTTGCCCGGTCACCCAGCGTGAGGCGCCCCAGCGCCGTCAGGTTCGTGAAAGCCACCTGGTTGGCGGTCGGGTTTGCTACGCTGGGCAGCGGAGTCCAGGGAATGCCGCCATCGGCGGAGCGAAAGGCGCGCAGGTTGTTTTCCGGAATACCGTTCAGCTCGGCCTGCCGGTAGTTAAGTGTGCCTGACAGCGTAAAAGGGGCGGTTGTTGCCGGTACGGCTACCACATCAAAGTACCGCTCAATGCTTTGGCTGGTACCTTCGCCGGTTTGAATGGCACCAACGGTGCCCGATATTCTGTTAACTACAATAGTGCCGGGTGAAGTGCCGGAGGTAAGGGCTAATGAAAGTCCAATTCCCCCAAAGTTTTGAGTGCCCGAGGCGGGAAGGGGCCGCTCAGCCCGTACGCGGGCATATACATAACTATCTTCCGTCTCAATCAGATTGCCGGTAGTGCCCAAGTCTATCCGGAAATCGGCGGAGCCATTTAAGTCACCCGTATTTATTACCCCACTCTGCATGGTAAGGGTACCGGTTACTGCAATATTGCCATTTAAGGCGGTGGTACCGGTAGTAGCTACTATCAGGTTATTAAAAGTAGCAACCCCCACAATCTGGCTGTTGCCCATCAACTTAACGGTACCGCCAGTGTGCACAAATCGACCTGACCCGGAAATAATTAAGTCGCCATGCAGATTAATGTTTCCTGAGGTGGGGAGCCATGTGCCCGCCACTACGAGGCTGCGTACGTCCACCGTAGTGCCAGGGGTAATGACGGGGTAATTGTTGGAAGCAGAAGCCGGAATAAATGCGCCAATGGTGGTGCTGGGTACGCAGTTAGACCAGTTCCGGGCATCAGACCAGTCATTTGACACCGCTCCCGTCCAGTCAGAAGTACCGGTAACGTTCAGATCAATGGTAGCGCTACCGCAGCTGGTAGTGTACGTAATAGTGAAAGGGCCGGTACCCGTTAAGCCACCCGGATTGAATATCCCACTGGTAGAAACACCAGGCCCGGAAAAAGTGCCTCCGGATGGCGATGCATAAGGGGCTAAATCGAGGGTAGTACCGGCACAAACCGCCTTAAAACTTTGGGAAAATGAGGGCTTGGGGATAATCGTAATGGTTTGCGAAGCACTGCCACAGCCCGTGGAATAAGTAATGGTATAGTCTCCCGGAGCTAAGGTGCCGGCCGCATTGAAGGCATAGGTAGTGCCAGATGGGTTGGTGATGGAAGTAACCCCAAGGCCCGAGTAAGAGCCACCCGCCGGCGTGCCGGCCGAAAGCGTCTTAGAGTCGCCTTCGCAGATAGAGCCTAAAGTACCAAGGGTAGGCAGCGCAATAACGGTGAGCGTTTGGGAGGAAGTGCTGCCGCAGGGTGAAGTATAGGTAATGGTATAATTGCCGGCATCACGGGCCACCGGATCAAACGTGGTAGTCGTAGTGCCATTTACGGCATAAGTACCACCTGCCGGAGCGCCACCGGAAAGAGCAAAGGCCGCCGTGTTATCACAAACCGGATTAAAGGCGCTTAAACTAGCAGGCGAACAGGCCTCCGTGACGGTTACATCATCGATAGACAGGTACGGAGCCCCATTGCCCGTTGCGGTATTGGAAAACAATTGAAAAGCAACCCGCCGGGATATCTGCGTTGCAACGGTAAATTGAGTGGTATATAGCGTATAAGCAGTGGTAGTAACGTTGGTCGTAGTAGGAAAGCCGGTAGCAGAGAGCGTACCCAGCCGCACAACTGTATTGGCACTTGAAGAGGTTACCGCACTTCGAATACCAGCATTAGTCGTTTGGTCCGTAGTTAAAATCGTGAGAGCACCTGGTGTTAAGGAAGCATTCTGGCGGACGCCAATGCGGGCGTAAACTGAAATGGTATAGGTGTAACCCGGCCGAAAAAGTATATCAGTTGCGGTGATGATGGAGGCATCGTAGGTCTTCGTGTTAGAGCCGGTTGCCTGCACATAACCAACCCAAGAGCCTGTTCTGGCCGTAACTTCTCCTCCGGTAGTCGTAACATTCAAACGCCCAAAAGGGGAGTTGTTTTGATTATTTGAGGTTTCAGCAGACGTGGCACTATACACAAAGCCCCCTGCGGTTTCAAACCCATTGCTAAATAGCTGACCCAACGAGGTAAAAGGAAGCAGGAAAAAAAACCATAAGAGGCCCGCTCTCTGCGTTAGCAATACTGGCTTTACTTTCTTTGAAGCGGCCACCCAGGAGAGCGACAATCCTGCCAGGGCAGCAGGCTTTTCATTGTAGCAGCCTGCCCGGCAACTGCTGAAAGTACTTTTGAGGGAGCTGGTAAAAAGTTGCATGGCCTATACGCTTTAGAGGTCCTATCCACTACACTACCCACCGTTAGCCCGGCACTTCGAGCCACTCAGCAGCCTTTTTATAAAAATAACTATTTTTATTTTTAATTACACTTGATTTAGAATATAACTTTGGCTAATTAGAAAGTTTTTGCCTGAAATTCGACTTGGTGGAAAACTGGTGAGCTTAGCTTAAGTCCTGCTTGTCAGAGTAGTAGATAAGCTGTTGCTCCTGTAGTTTCTCGAAATCCTGTCAGATAAAAACCATGTGGCCCTAGGCGCTATAAAGGCAGTCCGCTATCCTGATCAGGATAGCGGACTGCCTTTATAGCGCCGGAAAAGATTAAAGCCTACGGCCGCTTGCCCTGCCGCCAGAGCTTGTTAAATGAAGTATCGGCCACTAGTAGCGGCTCGCGGCGCTTACTCCAGCCTACTTGGCTCAGCAGGCGCATCAGCACCCAGTTCTTGGCCCGCATGGGCAGCAGGTTAAACAGCGTGCGGCTGAGCATGGCGCGCATCCAGAGCTTAATAGCGCGGGATTCCTCTTTTTCGGAAAGGCCTTCCTCCACGCTTTGCTGGCGGTTTTTGAGCAGCAGGTTATGAATCGGGATTTTAACCGGGCACACCGAGGTGCAGGCCCCGCACAAGGAGGAAGCAAAGCTCAGGTGCTTGTTCTCGGCCATGCCGGAAAGGTGGGGCGAGATAACCGAGCCAATAGGGCCGGAGTACGTGTTTTCGTAAGTGTGGCCGCCAATGTTCTTGTACACGGGGCACACGTTCAGGCAGGCGCCGCAGCGGATGCAGTTCAGGGCCTCGCGCTTGTCGGGCTGGGCCAGCAGAGTGGTGCGGCCGTTGTCCAGCAGCACCACGTACATTTCCTCGGGGCCGTCTTTTTCCAGGGGCTGGCGCGGGCCGGTGTATACTGTGTTGTACACCGTTACCTGCTGGCCGGTGCCGCTGGTGCTTAGTAGCGGCCAGAACAAATCCAGGTCTTCCAGCGAGGGAATCACCTTTTCAATGCCCACAATGGCAATGTGCGTGCGCGGGAAGGTGGCGGAAAGGCGGGCGTTGCCTTCGTTCTCCGTCACGGCCACGCCGCCCACATCAGCCACCAGAAAGTTGCCGCCCGTAATGCCCACTTCCGCCGAGGTATACTTGTTGCGCAGCAGACGCCGGGCCGTGAGCACCAACTCCTGGGCATCATCGGTGGGGGCAATATGCAGGTGCTTTACAAAGATGTTGGCAATGTCCTGCTTGCTCAGGTGCATGGCCGGCGTTACAATGTGGTAGGGCCGCTCGCCATTCAGCTGCACAATGTATTCGCCCAGGTCGGTTTCAATGGACTCAATGCCTTGCTTTTCCAGGAAAGGGTTCAGGTGAATCTCCTCCGTGGTCATGCTCTTGGCTTTCACCACGGTGCGCGCGTGCCGGCGGGCCATGATCTTGCCGATTTCGTGCAGGGCCTCTTCCGCATTCTGCGCCCAGATAACGCGGCCGCCGCGCTCCGTAAAGTTGCGCTCAAACTCCAGCAGGTACTGGTCCAGGTTGTTGATGACCTTGGTTTTTAGGTACGATGCCCGCTCCCGGGCCAGCTCGTGGTCCTGATAGAAGCCCAGCCCGGTCTGCACGGCCGCGTTGTACTTGCCAATATTGAAGCGAATCTTACGCCGATGCTCCAGATCGAAGGCTTTGGCGTCGGAATCAACCAGAAACTGGGCGGCTTTCGATGGATTGGTGGCAGTAGGGTTCATAGCAGGGCGGCAATTAGGTCAGCGGATACTAACAAAGATAAAAACCCGCCGCACCCAAACGGGTTCAGCGGGTTTTTATGATGGAGAATTGTCATTCCGAACGCAGTGAGGAATCTGGCTGGCAGTTACCGCAGATTCCTCGCTCTCGCTCGGAATGACAACCGGCTTACGGCTTGTTGGAGTCCACTACCGGGCGCTGGTCACGGTTGGCCAGCTCCCAGGCGGCATAGTACACCAGGCGGGCGCGCTTTTCCATTTTCGGAAATTCGATTTTGCTTACTTCGTCGCCGGCGCCGTGGTAGTCATCGTGCACGCCATTGAAGAAGAAGGCCACCGGCACGCCGTTTTTGGCGAAGTTATAGTGGTCGGAGCGGTAGTAGAAGCGGTTGGGGTCCTGGGGGTCGTTGAAGCGGAAGTCCAGGTCCATCTTCGTGTACTGGTCATTGGCGGCCAGCACAATGCTGTGCAGCGTGGAGGAAAGCTTATCGGAACCGATAACATACACGTAGTCACCTTTGCCTTCGTGGTCCTTATCGGTGCGGCCTACCATGTCAATATTCAGGTCGGTTACCGTTTGGGCCAGCGGGAAAATGGGGTGGCTGGCGTAGTACTCCGAGCCCAGCAGGCCTTTTTCTTCGCCGGTTACCGTCAGGAAAAGGATGCTGCGGCGGGGGCCGTGGCCATCGGCTTTGGCCTTGCTGAAGGCTTCGGCCATCTCCAGCACCGATACCGTACCCGAGCCGTCGTCGTCGGCGCCGTTGTTTACCTCGCCATTAATGATGCCGATGTGGTCGTAGTGGGCGGAAACCACCAGCACTTCGTCCTTTTTATCAGTGCCTTCCAGGTAGCCCATTACGTTTTCCGTGGTGAACTGCTCCTGCGTTTTGGGGGCCGTTACGGTAAATTTGGCAGGCTTGAAGCTGGCTTTCACCGGCTTACCGGCTTTGCCTAGGGCGGCATCATACTTGGCAATGCCGGCGGCATTGGTTCCCAGCAGCTTGTAGCCCACGGCCGGCGACACGAAGAACGTTAGCGCGCGGGCGTCCTTGGCATCGGCAAAGGAAATGGTGGGCTTCTGCAGGTACGGCGTCATGCGGGCAGCCGTCTTCTCAAAGTTGTCGTTCGGGTTAAAGCTCACGAAGAACACGCTGCGCGCGCCTTTCTGCGTAGCCAGCGCCGACTTAGAGCGGTATTCCTTGCCCCATTTGCTGGGCTGGCCGTCTTTGCCCAGCAGCGGCTTGCCGTC
The Hymenobacter sp. DG25B genome window above contains:
- a CDS encoding T9SS type A sorting domain-containing protein; this translates as MNVTTTGGEVTARTGSWVGYVQATGSNTKTYDASIITATDILFRPGYTYTISVYARIGVRQNASLTPGALTILTTDQTTNAGIRSAVTSSSANTVVRLGTLSATGFPTTTNVTTTAYTLYTTQFTVATQISRRVAFQLFSNTATGNGAPYLSIDDVTVTEACSPASLSAFNPVCDNTAAFALSGGAPAGGTYAVNGTTTTTFDPVARDAGNYTITYTSPCGSTSSQTLTVIALPTLGTLGSICEGDSKTLSAGTPAGGSYSGLGVTSITNPSGTTYAFNAAGTLAPGDYTITYSTGCGSASQTITIIPKPSFSQSFKAVCAGTTLDLAPYASPSGGTFSGPGVSTSGIFNPGGLTGTGPFTITYTTSCGSATIDLNVTGTSDWTGAVSNDWSDARNWSNCVPSTTIGAFIPASASNNYPVITPGTTVDVRSLVVAGTWLPTSGNINLHGDLIISGSGRFVHTGGTVKLMGNSQIVGVATFNNLIVATTGTTALNGNIAVTGTLTMQSGVINTGDLNGSADFRIDLGTTGNLIETEDSYVYARVRAERPLPASGTQNFGGIGLSLALTSGTSPGTIVVNRISGTVGAIQTGEGTSQSIERYFDVVAVPATTAPFTLSGTLNYRQAELNGIPENNLRAFRSADGGIPWTPLPSVANPTANQVAFTNLTALGRLTLGDRANPLPITLVAFEAKGSNQAVRLTWSTAMEKNNRGFGVEVAAQGPVNFQELAFVPSEGGNSTTLQSYAYTDATPRAAGTYFYRLRQVDMDGTTAYSPVRAVTISQAASSAKAYPNPFSNSFLVELPAQLRQQAITLVLHDALGREVYRAAMAADTTSSGLLTISPNTRTPGVYMLSILSGNLPAQRIRLVQE
- a CDS encoding M28 family peptidase, which encodes MKHHSLYALLLATLCSTAAVAQQAPTKHKIKVKHKPKTEKTTAPVMEAAAPVAAPAPADVKQTYAETITQEDLRRHLTVLASDEYEGRETGEKGQKMAAEYIAKRFQELGLAGPVPNSDNPYIQHFTMVRSSWDAAKAPTLKIGSQSYKWLTDFYAAGTSPFQQPTTVQPVFAGYGIEQDGYSDYTGLDVKGKDVIILLGEPMKDGKPLLGKDGQPSKWGKEYRSKSALATQKGARSVFFVSFNPNDNFEKTAARMTPYLQKPTISFADAKDARALTFFVSPAVGYKLLGTNAAGIAKYDAALGKAGKPVKASFKPAKFTVTAPKTQEQFTTENVMGYLEGTDKKDEVLVVSAHYDHIGIINGEVNNGADDDGSGTVSVLEMAEAFSKAKADGHGPRRSILFLTVTGEEKGLLGSEYYASHPIFPLAQTVTDLNIDMVGRTDKDHEGKGDYVYVIGSDKLSSTLHSIVLAANDQYTKMDLDFRFNDPQDPNRFYYRSDHYNFAKNGVPVAFFFNGVHDDYHGAGDEVSKIEFPKMEKRARLVYYAAWELANRDQRPVVDSNKP
- a CDS encoding LutB/LldF family L-lactate oxidation iron-sulfur protein, whose amino-acid sequence is MNPTATNPSKAAQFLVDSDAKAFDLEHRRKIRFNIGKYNAAVQTGLGFYQDHELARERASYLKTKVINNLDQYLLEFERNFTERGGRVIWAQNAEEALHEIGKIMARRHARTVVKAKSMTTEEIHLNPFLEKQGIESIETDLGEYIVQLNGERPYHIVTPAMHLSKQDIANIFVKHLHIAPTDDAQELVLTARRLLRNKYTSAEVGITGGNFLVADVGGVAVTENEGNARLSATFPRTHIAIVGIEKVIPSLEDLDLFWPLLSTSGTGQQVTVYNTVYTGPRQPLEKDGPEEMYVVLLDNGRTTLLAQPDKREALNCIRCGACLNVCPVYKNIGGHTYENTYSGPIGSVISPHLSGMAENKHLSFASSLCGACTSVCPVKIPIHNLLLKNRQQSVEEGLSEKEESRAIKLWMRAMLSRTLFNLLPMRAKNWVLMRLLSQVGWSKRREPLLVADTSFNKLWRQGKRP